The proteins below come from a single Triticum aestivum cultivar Chinese Spring chromosome 5D, IWGSC CS RefSeq v2.1, whole genome shotgun sequence genomic window:
- the LOC123122988 gene encoding tubulin alpha-1 chain yields the protein MRECISIHIGQAGIQVGNACWELYCLEHGIQPDGQTNGDKTIGGGDDAFNTFFSETGAGKYVPRAVFVDLEPTVIDEVRTSAYRQLFHPEQLISGKEDAANNFARGHYTIGKEIVDLCLDRIRKLADNCTGLQGFLVFNAVGGGTGSGLGSLLLERLSVDYGKKSKLGFTVYPSPQVSTSVVEPYNSVLSTHSLLEHTDVSILLDNEAIYDICRRSLDIERPTYTNLNRLVSQVISSLTTSLRFDGALNVDVTEFQTNLVPYPRIHFMLSSYAPVISAEKAYHEQLSVSEITNSAFEPSSMMAKCDPRHGKYMACCLMYRGDVVPKDVNAAVATIKTKRTIQFVDWCPTGFKCGINYQPPTVVPGGDLAKVQRAVCMISNSTSVVEVFSRIDHKFDLMYAKRAFVHWYVGEGMEEGEFSEAREDLAALEKDYEEVGAEGGDDDDGEEDNDY from the exons ATGAGGGAGTGCATCTCGATCCACATCGGGCAGGCCGGCATCCAGGTCGGCAACGCGTGCTGGGAACTTTACTGCCTCGAGCACGGCATCCAG CCTGATGGCCAGACGAACGGTGACAAGACCATCGGAGGTGGTGATGACGCCTTCAACACCTTCTTCAGCGAGACCGGAGCCGGCAAGTACGTGCCCCGTGCGGTCTTCGTTGATCTCGAGCCCACCGTGATTGACGAGGTCCGCACCAGCGCCTACCGCCAGCTCTTCCACCCCGAGCAGCTCATCAGCGGCAAGGAGGACGCAGCCAACAACTTCGCCCGTGGTCACTACACAA TCGGCAAGGAGATTGTGGATCTCTGCCTCGACCGCATCCGCAAGCTGGCCGACAACTGCACTGGACTGCAGGGCTTCCTGGTCTTCAACGCCGTCGGCGGTGGAACCGGGTCTGGGCTTGGGTCGCTCCTCCTCGAGCGCCTGTCCGTGGACTATGGAAAGAAGTCCAAGCTCGGGTTCACCGTGTACCCATCTCCTCAGGTGTCGACCTCTGTGGTCGAGCCCTACAACAGTGTGCTGTCCACCCACTCCCTGCTGGAGCACACCGATGTCTCCATCCTGCTCGACAACGAGGCCATCTACGACATCTGCAGGCGCTCCCTGGACATCGAGAGGCCCACCTACACCAACCTGAACCGCCTCGTCTCTCAG GTGATCTCATCGCTGACCACCTCCCTGAGGTTCGACGGTGCCCTGAACGTGGACGTGACCGAGTTCCAGACCAACCTGGTCCCGTACCCTCGGATCCACTTCATGCTCTCGTCCTACGCGCCGGTCATCTCGGCGGAGAAGGCGTACCACGAGCAGCTGTCGGTGTCGGAGATCACCAACAGCGCGTTCGAGCCGTCGTCCATGATGGCCAAGTGCGACCCGCGCCACGGCAAGTACATGGCGTGCTGCCTCATGTACCGGGGCGACGTGGTGCCCAAGGACGTGAACGCGGCGGTGGCCACCATCAAGACCAAGCGCACCATCCAGTTCGTGGACTGGTGCCCCACGGGGTTCAAGTGCGGCATCAACTACCAGCCGCCCACCGTGGTGCCCGGCGGCGACCTGGCCAAGGTGCAGAGGGCCGTCTGCATGATCTCCAACTCCACCAGCGTCGTCGAGGTCTTCTCCCGCATCGACCACAAGTTCGACCTCATGTACGCCAAGCGCGCCTTCGTGCACTGGTACGTGGGCGAGGGCATGGAGGAGGGCGAGTTCTCCGAGGCCCGTGAGGACTTGGCCGCCCTGGAGAAGGACTACGAGGAGGTCGGCGCAGAGGGCGGCGACGACGATGATGGCGAGGAGGACAACGACTACTGA